A single genomic interval of Bradyrhizobium sp. sBnM-33 harbors:
- a CDS encoding GNAT family N-acetyltransferase, with protein sequence MQLKPSDSVQIDAFVASIRNINDVGLSHLHALSIAVGWPHRAEDWQFLRQVGLGIVALDEIERPIGSAMWFPYGEDVATIGMVITSPRLQTNGTAQWLMQHVLGETRGRNLRLNATRAAQRLYLSLDFQPEKTVYQRQGTVRLSVATREREVNGVVRQLQDQDVPAVIACDALAFGVSRHAVISALFAHSSAYGLFREDKLCAFALCRPFGRGHVVGPVVAANDEDAIAVVRPHVLEHDGMFLRLDTHRESGDFVAFLMENGLSVFDTMLTMSFGKRLADFVPDEANPPVTYALASHTLG encoded by the coding sequence GTGCAATTGAAGCCATCCGATAGCGTGCAGATCGATGCATTCGTTGCAAGCATCCGCAACATAAATGATGTTGGCTTGAGTCACCTTCACGCCCTGTCGATCGCCGTTGGCTGGCCTCACCGGGCCGAAGACTGGCAGTTTCTGCGTCAAGTGGGGCTGGGGATCGTTGCGCTCGACGAGATCGAAAGGCCGATTGGTTCGGCGATGTGGTTTCCCTATGGCGAGGACGTCGCTACCATTGGCATGGTGATCACGTCGCCACGCCTTCAGACCAATGGGACCGCGCAATGGTTGATGCAACATGTCCTTGGCGAAACCAGAGGCCGCAATCTTCGTTTGAACGCCACGCGCGCAGCCCAGCGGCTCTATCTGTCGCTTGATTTCCAGCCGGAGAAAACGGTTTATCAGCGCCAAGGCACCGTACGGCTGTCTGTGGCCACAAGGGAACGGGAAGTAAACGGGGTCGTCAGGCAACTGCAAGATCAAGACGTACCGGCAGTCATCGCCTGTGACGCGCTTGCGTTCGGCGTCAGCAGGCACGCCGTTATCAGTGCGCTGTTTGCGCATTCTTCAGCCTACGGCCTTTTCCGCGAAGACAAGCTTTGCGCCTTTGCCCTGTGTCGACCCTTCGGACGCGGCCATGTTGTTGGCCCTGTGGTCGCAGCGAACGACGAGGATGCAATCGCCGTCGTCAGGCCGCACGTTCTGGAGCATGACGGCATGTTTCTGCGTCTGGACACTCACCGCGAGAGCGGCGATTTTGTTGCCTTTCTCATGGAGAATGGACTGTCCGTGTTCGACACCATGTTGACCATGTCATTTGGCAAACGCCTCGCCGATTTCGTACCGGACGAGGCGAACCCGCCGGTCACCTACGCCCTAGCTAGCCATACCTTGGGTTGA
- the ald gene encoding alanine dehydrogenase, translating to MKVGVPREIKTHEYRVGLTPGAVREYVAAGHSVVVETNAGAGIGAADDSYRKAGAVILDSAREVFASSQMIVKVKEPQASEWSQLREDQILFTYLHLAPDPDQAKGLLDAGCAAIAYETVTDANGGLPLLAPMSEVAGRLAIEAAGAALRRHAGGRGLLIGGVPGVQPARIVVIGGGVVGTHAARMAVGLGAEVTILDRSIGRLRELDELFEGRVRTRFSTIDTVEEEAFAADVVIGAVLVPGASAPKLICRSMLSSMRKGCVIVDVAIDQGGCFETSHPTTHADPTYEVGGVIHYCVANMPGAVPLTSSQALNNATLPFGLALANKGFSAALENLHLRAGLNVYRGRLTCEPVARSLDMPFSPIERAAA from the coding sequence ATGAAGGTTGGTGTACCCAGAGAGATCAAGACGCACGAATACCGCGTTGGTCTTACGCCGGGAGCCGTTCGCGAATACGTGGCAGCCGGGCACAGCGTCGTGGTCGAGACCAATGCCGGCGCCGGCATCGGCGCGGCGGACGACAGCTACCGCAAGGCCGGTGCGGTTATTCTGGACTCTGCTCGCGAGGTGTTTGCGTCCAGCCAGATGATCGTAAAGGTCAAGGAGCCCCAAGCCTCCGAATGGTCGCAACTGCGGGAAGACCAGATCCTCTTCACATATCTGCATTTGGCGCCAGATCCCGACCAGGCCAAAGGCCTCCTGGATGCCGGATGTGCGGCGATCGCCTACGAGACCGTGACGGACGCGAATGGCGGCCTGCCATTGCTTGCGCCGATGAGCGAGGTGGCGGGCAGGCTTGCGATCGAAGCGGCTGGCGCGGCACTGCGACGGCATGCGGGAGGCCGGGGCCTGTTGATAGGAGGCGTGCCGGGTGTCCAACCGGCGCGTATCGTGGTGATCGGAGGCGGAGTCGTCGGGACGCATGCTGCGCGCATGGCGGTTGGCCTGGGCGCCGAGGTCACCATTCTAGACCGATCGATAGGTCGTCTCCGCGAGCTGGATGAACTGTTTGAGGGGCGTGTTCGCACCAGGTTCTCGACGATCGACACTGTTGAGGAGGAGGCATTTGCCGCAGACGTCGTGATTGGCGCCGTGCTTGTGCCGGGAGCGAGCGCGCCGAAACTGATCTGCCGAAGTATGTTGAGTTCGATGCGCAAGGGGTGCGTGATCGTGGACGTCGCGATCGACCAAGGGGGTTGCTTTGAGACGTCGCACCCGACCACGCACGCTGATCCCACCTACGAGGTGGGGGGCGTCATCCACTACTGCGTCGCCAACATGCCGGGTGCCGTTCCACTCACCTCCAGCCAGGCACTGAACAATGCCACGCTGCCTTTTGGCTTGGCACTCGCCAACAAGGGATTTTCGGCCGCACTCGAAAATCTGCATTTGCGCGCAGGTCTGAATGTCTACCGAGGCCGGCTAACTTGCGAACCGGTGGCCCGGAGCCTCGACATGCCATTCTCGCCAATCGAAAGGGCGGCGGCATGA
- a CDS encoding cupin domain-containing protein, with the protein MSLLITIDTNPDFAPKNALPAPERLISGNPSFKTWAQDVSKGEKVLTGVWEATPGETHSIKGTTYEFCHIISGLIEIEEKDGETKTYRAGDSFVMKPGFVGVWRTIQTVRKIYVCAYD; encoded by the coding sequence ATGTCACTTCTGATTACTATCGACACCAATCCGGACTTCGCACCAAAGAACGCCTTGCCTGCTCCGGAACGACTCATTTCGGGCAATCCATCCTTCAAGACCTGGGCGCAGGACGTTTCGAAAGGCGAGAAGGTGCTAACCGGCGTCTGGGAAGCAACGCCCGGCGAGACCCATTCGATCAAGGGCACTACCTACGAGTTTTGCCACATCATCTCGGGTCTTATCGAAATTGAGGAAAAGGATGGTGAGACGAAGACTTACCGCGCCGGCGACAGCTTTGTGATGAAACCGGGCTTTGTCGGCGTCTGGCGCACGATCCAGACCGTGCGAAAGATCTACGTCTGCGCTTATGACTGA
- a CDS encoding alanine racemase: protein MLRLEMHGTDIPNAGPVEAATTVGALATPALLLDKDRLDRNLARLSSRMAARGIVLRPHMKTAKSIEVARRAYLSGPGPITVSTLAEAEYFARHGFRDMTYAVGVAPHTAERAMRLRKVGVDLKMLLDSPEQATMLGEAGRAAAVTPSAFIEIDCDSHRGGLTATDPKLIAVAVALAEAGVKLAGILTHAGESYSLCTSDALIAAAENERAVAVAAAETLRAAGHECLVVSVGSTPTAHFAEDLTGVTEMRAGVYMFFDLVMHGIGVCTADDIAISVLTTVIGTKPEKGWILVDAGWMALSRDRGTAAQRVDQGYGLVCDMSGKLYPDLIVAQASQEHGILAIRSRSAATLPDLPIGTKVRILPNHACATASQHELYNVVSAGSDAIEAQWPRMRGW, encoded by the coding sequence ATGCTGCGTTTAGAGATGCACGGAACGGATATCCCGAACGCCGGACCCGTCGAGGCGGCCACGACGGTCGGCGCGTTGGCGACGCCGGCCCTCCTGCTCGACAAGGACCGGCTGGATCGCAATCTCGCCCGTCTGTCCTCTCGTATGGCCGCGCGAGGCATCGTCCTGCGTCCCCATATGAAAACCGCGAAATCCATCGAGGTCGCCCGACGCGCCTATCTGTCCGGGCCCGGGCCGATCACCGTCTCCACGTTGGCGGAGGCGGAGTACTTCGCGCGGCATGGTTTTCGGGACATGACTTATGCCGTGGGCGTGGCACCACACACCGCTGAGAGGGCGATGCGTCTCCGGAAAGTCGGCGTTGACCTTAAGATGCTGCTCGATTCGCCCGAACAGGCGACGATGCTGGGTGAGGCTGGCCGCGCCGCTGCTGTGACGCCATCCGCCTTCATCGAGATCGACTGCGACAGCCACCGCGGCGGTCTGACCGCCACCGATCCCAAGCTCATCGCCGTCGCGGTCGCCTTGGCCGAGGCCGGCGTCAAGCTCGCCGGCATTCTCACCCATGCCGGCGAATCCTACAGCCTTTGCACGTCCGATGCCCTCATCGCGGCTGCGGAGAACGAAAGGGCCGTGGCTGTGGCCGCCGCGGAGACGTTGCGGGCGGCGGGGCATGAATGCCTGGTCGTAAGTGTCGGTTCGACGCCGACCGCCCATTTCGCCGAAGACCTGACCGGCGTCACGGAGATGCGGGCCGGTGTGTACATGTTCTTCGATCTGGTGATGCACGGTATCGGTGTCTGCACCGCCGACGACATCGCGATCTCGGTTCTCACCACCGTCATCGGAACGAAGCCGGAGAAGGGCTGGATTTTGGTCGATGCGGGCTGGATGGCCCTGTCGCGTGATCGCGGCACCGCGGCGCAGCGGGTTGACCAGGGTTACGGTCTCGTCTGCGATATGTCCGGCAAACTCTACCCAGACCTGATCGTCGCGCAGGCAAGCCAGGAGCACGGCATCCTCGCCATCAGATCCAGATCGGCTGCAACCCTGCCGGATCTGCCGATCGGCACGAAGGTCAGGATCCTGCCCAATCACGCCTGCGCGACGGCGTCACAGCACGAGCTGTACAATGTCGTCTCCGCGGGAAGCGACGCAATCGAAGCTCAGTGGCCGCGAATGCGCGGCTGGTAG
- a CDS encoding NAD(P)/FAD-dependent oxidoreductase, with translation MKLTSYWLNTSEPFRSATAGPVQGTCDVAVIGGGLTGSSAALALAKKGARVVLLEAETIGHAASGRNGGMCNNGFAQDYGTLSTRLGKEVADRLYRAFDAGVDTVERLVAEEQIDCSFARNGKIKLAAKPEHYDKLARSQELLAANVDPDTTMVSRADLANEVGSERYYGGLIYRKSAGMHVGRFVRRLGEAAARRGVEIHEHTPMMGLLPAAGGGHEIETPKGRLRASQVLLASGISHAGPLGWIRRRIVPVGAFLIVTEPLPIATLDRLLPRRRMAVDTKNLVNYFRTTPDNRLLFGGRARFAISNPSSDEKSGAILQAALHDVFPELRAVRIDYCWGGMVDMTRDRLPRAGERNGIYYSMGYSGHGTQMSTLMGTIMAEVMDGRTELNPWKDFAWPAIPGHLGPPWFLPLVGAYYRIKDRFQ, from the coding sequence ATGAAGCTCACATCCTATTGGTTGAACACGTCGGAGCCATTCAGGAGCGCCACCGCAGGACCGGTGCAAGGCACCTGCGACGTTGCGGTGATCGGCGGCGGCTTGACCGGTTCTTCGGCCGCCCTGGCTCTCGCCAAGAAGGGCGCGCGCGTCGTGCTCCTCGAAGCCGAGACGATCGGGCACGCGGCGTCCGGCCGGAACGGCGGCATGTGCAACAACGGGTTCGCCCAGGACTACGGCACGCTCTCGACCAGGCTCGGTAAGGAAGTCGCCGACCGGCTCTACCGGGCCTTCGACGCCGGGGTCGATACGGTCGAGCGCCTGGTGGCGGAAGAGCAGATCGATTGCAGCTTCGCCCGCAACGGCAAGATCAAGCTTGCGGCCAAACCTGAGCACTATGACAAGCTGGCGCGCAGCCAGGAATTGCTCGCCGCCAATGTCGATCCCGACACGACGATGGTGAGCCGTGCCGATCTGGCCAACGAAGTGGGATCGGAGCGCTATTACGGCGGGCTGATCTACCGCAAGAGCGCCGGCATGCATGTCGGACGCTTCGTCCGCCGTCTTGGGGAAGCGGCGGCGCGGCGCGGCGTCGAGATCCACGAGCATACGCCGATGATGGGCCTGCTACCCGCCGCCGGCGGAGGTCACGAGATCGAAACACCCAAGGGCCGGCTTCGGGCCTCGCAGGTTCTGTTGGCGAGCGGCATCTCGCATGCGGGGCCGCTGGGTTGGATTCGCCGCCGGATCGTGCCGGTCGGCGCCTTCCTGATCGTCACCGAGCCCTTGCCGATCGCGACTCTCGATCGGCTTCTGCCGCGCCGCCGAATGGCCGTCGATACAAAGAACCTGGTCAACTACTTCCGAACCACGCCAGACAATCGGCTACTCTTCGGGGGACGCGCCCGCTTCGCTATCTCCAACCCGAGCTCAGACGAGAAGAGCGGTGCGATCCTGCAGGCTGCGCTGCACGACGTCTTTCCGGAGCTTCGCGCCGTGCGTATCGACTATTGTTGGGGCGGGATGGTCGACATGACGCGCGACCGGCTGCCACGCGCCGGCGAACGCAACGGCATCTACTATTCCATGGGCTACAGCGGCCACGGCACCCAGATGTCGACCCTGATGGGGACGATCATGGCGGAAGTCATGGACGGGCGCACCGAGCTCAATCCCTGGAAGGACTTCGCCTGGCCAGCCATTCCGGGTCATCTCGGTCCTCCCTGGTTCCTTCCCCTGGTCGGCGCCTATTACCGGATCAAGGATCGCTTCCAATGA
- a CDS encoding aldehyde dehydrogenase family protein yields the protein MTSAVRHLTEAGFLGKFYIDGEWRKPTGSATAVVVNPATEQPIAEVALGNDEDVEYAVAAARRAFAGWSCKPAAERAALLDRIHGLILKRLELFALALTSEMGAAITYARRAQVPLAAEHIRVARDNLATYSFISPRGSTAIMREAIGVCGLITPWNWPLYQITAKVGPALAAGCTVVLKPSELSLLSALLFAEVMDDAGCPPGVFNLVNGTGPVVGTGLASHPQIDMISITGSTRAGVLVAQAAAPTVKRVAQELGGKSPNIILPDAELSRAVPLGVGAAFRNLGQSCSAPTRMLVSRSQMAKVEVLAAATASELVVGDPLAESTTHGPIANRPQFERIQAMIGVGLEEGAKLVIGGPGRPDNLQVGLYARPTIFSNVRRDMRIAHEEIFGPVLSIIPYDTVDEAVEIANDTVYGLGAHVQGADVETLRGVAGQIRSGQVHLNYPDWDPNAPFGGYKHSGNGREYGLEGMEEYLETKAVLGFYR from the coding sequence ATGACCTCGGCCGTTCGACACCTGACGGAAGCCGGCTTCCTCGGCAAATTCTACATCGACGGAGAATGGCGGAAGCCGACCGGATCGGCGACGGCGGTCGTCGTCAACCCGGCGACCGAGCAGCCAATCGCCGAAGTCGCGCTCGGCAATGACGAGGATGTGGAATACGCGGTCGCCGCGGCCAGACGAGCCTTCGCGGGCTGGTCTTGCAAGCCGGCTGCGGAGCGGGCAGCGCTGCTCGACCGGATCCATGGTTTGATCCTCAAGCGGCTGGAACTTTTCGCGCTGGCACTCACGAGCGAGATGGGGGCCGCTATCACCTATGCGCGCCGCGCCCAGGTGCCGCTGGCCGCCGAACATATCCGCGTCGCGCGTGACAATCTCGCGACCTATTCTTTCATCAGCCCGCGCGGCAGCACCGCCATCATGCGCGAGGCAATCGGCGTCTGTGGTCTCATCACCCCCTGGAACTGGCCTCTCTATCAAATCACAGCCAAGGTCGGTCCGGCGCTCGCGGCGGGCTGCACGGTGGTGCTGAAGCCGAGCGAATTGTCGCTCTTGAGCGCCTTGCTGTTCGCCGAGGTGATGGACGATGCCGGTTGTCCGCCCGGCGTATTCAATCTCGTCAACGGGACAGGTCCCGTAGTGGGGACCGGTCTGGCGTCGCATCCGCAGATCGACATGATCTCGATCACGGGCTCGACCCGTGCGGGGGTTCTCGTTGCGCAAGCGGCGGCGCCCACCGTCAAACGCGTCGCCCAGGAACTCGGCGGCAAGTCGCCGAATATCATTCTGCCGGATGCCGAGCTGAGCCGGGCCGTTCCACTCGGCGTCGGCGCTGCCTTCCGCAATCTCGGCCAATCCTGCAGCGCACCGACGCGTATGCTTGTTTCTCGCTCACAGATGGCGAAGGTCGAAGTTCTGGCCGCGGCGACCGCTTCCGAACTGGTGGTCGGCGATCCGCTTGCGGAAAGCACGACCCATGGTCCGATCGCCAACCGGCCGCAGTTCGAGCGTATCCAGGCCATGATCGGCGTCGGTCTGGAGGAAGGCGCCAAGCTTGTCATTGGCGGGCCGGGGCGGCCCGACAACCTTCAGGTCGGCCTCTACGCGCGGCCGACGATCTTCTCGAACGTCCGTCGCGACATGAGAATTGCGCACGAGGAGATCTTCGGCCCGGTGCTGTCGATCATTCCCTACGATACGGTCGACGAGGCGGTCGAGATCGCCAACGACACGGTCTACGGCCTCGGCGCCCATGTGCAGGGCGCGGATGTGGAGACACTTCGGGGGGTGGCAGGGCAGATCCGGTCCGGTCAGGTCCATCTCAACTATCCCGACTGGGACCCGAACGCACCCTTTGGCGGATACAAGCATTCCGGCAACGGCCGGGAATATGGCCTCGAGGGCATGGAGGAATATCTCGAGACCAAGGCCGTTCTCGGATTTTACCGATGA
- a CDS encoding DUF2934 domain-containing protein, which yields MPNLEEAIRERAYHLWIADGQPEGQADIHWLNAQREILTTSVESSGSNAAAAAPADPGLVATKSAKMAKVARSGKSKTRAA from the coding sequence ATGCCAAATCTGGAAGAGGCCATTCGCGAACGTGCCTACCACCTCTGGATCGCCGACGGTCAACCCGAGGGCCAGGCGGACATCCATTGGCTCAATGCTCAACGCGAAATTCTTACGACATCAGTTGAAAGCTCAGGCAGTAACGCTGCCGCCGCAGCGCCCGCCGACCCGGGATTGGTTGCGACGAAATCCGCTAAAATGGCAAAGGTCGCCCGATCGGGAAAAAGCAAAACCCGCGCCGCATAG
- a CDS encoding ATP-binding protein: MGRQTARARFGYPPAQGVPSSSAFVGRETERALIDQIVAMRADRPDVVLVTGEPGIGKSRILAHIGERFTSAGGRAFVARAYEAEAARPYGVWIDVIREILRESRHDGLPADLGLLLPETGTVAEAGNRTRLLDAVVGLLRDVVSGTTGGHLTRHLQ; the protein is encoded by the coding sequence ATGGGCCGCCAAACCGCCCGTGCGCGCTTCGGATACCCTCCAGCGCAAGGAGTGCCGTCGTCCTCCGCTTTTGTCGGGCGCGAGACGGAGCGGGCGCTGATCGACCAGATCGTGGCGATGCGGGCTGATAGGCCGGATGTGGTGCTGGTAACCGGCGAGCCGGGTATCGGCAAGAGCCGTATCCTTGCCCACATTGGCGAGCGCTTCACCTCCGCAGGAGGGCGCGCTTTTGTGGCGCGCGCCTATGAAGCCGAAGCGGCCCGACCCTATGGCGTATGGATCGATGTCATTCGTGAGATTCTGCGCGAAAGCCGACATGACGGGCTGCCGGCTGATCTGGGCTTACTGCTCCCTGAAACGGGTACGGTGGCCGAAGCTGGAAATCGAACCCGGCTGCTGGATGCTGTCGTCGGCCTGCTGCGGGACGTTGTGTCGGGCACGACCGGCGGCCATCTTACTCGTCACTTACAATAG